A section of the Streptomyces sp. SCL15-4 genome encodes:
- a CDS encoding MFS transporter, producing MTRAMGAAMRRIHVGNALSAFGLGFTVPYLYVYVAQVRGLGAMTAGLVLAVFAVAALIVLPFAGRAIVRRGPLPVLLAALVLAALGALSLGLAGGAASVLLSAAALGAGQAVMQPALATMIVDCSTADTRSRAFAMQFFLQNLGLGVGGLIGGHLVDTTRVSSFTLLFAIEALMFLVLVVVMATVRMPHSPRMADAPARSARGGWKQLLGNRAMVQLCVLGFVLFFACYGQFESGLSAYGVEAAGISTSALGTALAANTLMIVVAQFAVLKLVERRRRTRVIAAVGLIWAVAWLAAGYAGLGHGSQEMATAAFVSTYALFGLGEAMLSPTVAPLVADLAPEGLAGQYNSAFALVKQLALAVGPAVGGPLGASLHAPYVVTFLLFSLSVTVLALRLGRSLTAAQDRPWTARESRVVSRGGAPEPVAAEA from the coding sequence GTGACCAGGGCGATGGGCGCGGCGATGCGCCGGATCCACGTGGGCAACGCGCTCAGCGCGTTCGGGCTCGGCTTCACCGTCCCCTACCTGTACGTCTACGTGGCGCAGGTGCGGGGGCTGGGAGCCATGACGGCGGGACTCGTGCTCGCCGTCTTCGCCGTGGCCGCGCTGATCGTGCTGCCGTTCGCCGGCCGGGCGATCGTGCGGCGCGGTCCCCTGCCGGTCCTGCTCGCCGCCCTGGTCCTCGCCGCTCTGGGCGCGCTGAGCCTCGGTCTGGCGGGCGGGGCCGCGAGCGTGCTGCTGTCCGCCGCCGCGCTCGGTGCCGGACAGGCCGTGATGCAGCCGGCGCTGGCGACGATGATCGTGGACTGCTCCACGGCGGACACGCGCTCGCGGGCGTTCGCGATGCAGTTCTTCCTGCAGAACCTGGGGCTCGGCGTGGGCGGCCTCATCGGCGGTCACCTCGTCGACACCACGCGCGTGTCCTCGTTCACGCTGCTGTTCGCGATCGAGGCGCTGATGTTCCTGGTGCTGGTCGTGGTGATGGCGACCGTGCGCATGCCGCACTCCCCCCGGATGGCGGACGCTCCGGCGCGGTCGGCCAGGGGCGGCTGGAAGCAGTTGCTCGGCAACCGGGCGATGGTGCAGCTGTGCGTGCTGGGCTTCGTGCTCTTCTTCGCCTGCTACGGCCAGTTCGAGTCGGGACTGAGCGCCTACGGCGTGGAGGCGGCCGGGATATCCACGTCCGCGCTGGGGACGGCGCTGGCCGCGAACACGCTGATGATCGTGGTCGCCCAGTTCGCCGTGCTGAAGCTCGTGGAGCGGCGCCGGCGGACCCGGGTCATCGCCGCGGTCGGCCTGATCTGGGCGGTCGCGTGGCTGGCCGCCGGGTACGCGGGGCTGGGACACGGCAGCCAGGAGATGGCCACGGCCGCCTTCGTGTCGACGTACGCGCTGTTCGGGCTGGGTGAAGCGATGCTGTCGCCGACGGTCGCGCCGCTGGTCGCCGATCTGGCGCCGGAGGGCCTGGCCGGTCAGTACAACTCGGCGTTCGCGCTGGTCAAGCAGCTGGCACTGGCGGTCGGCCCGGCGGTGGGCGGTCCGCTGGGCGCCTCGCTGCACGCGCCGTACGTCGTGACCTTCCTGCTGTTCTCGCTGTCGGTCACCGTGCTGGCCCTGCGGCTGGGACGGAGCCTCACCGCGGCGCAGGACCGGCCGTGGACGGCGCGGGAGAGCCGGGTGGTCAGCCGGGGCGGGGCACCGGAGCCGGTCGCCGCGGAGGCGTAG
- a CDS encoding MarR family winged helix-turn-helix transcriptional regulator has product MADTPGVTEPTLEEQIAAYQREFQDLDPQVEKIVSALSRLNRRMNVAYGRQTSALGISNAEWEVLKALVLSGAPYRMGPSDLAKRLGLTPAAMTHRIDRMVAEGLVTRERDESNRVRVIVELTPEGREKWLEAMRLATVFEEDLLQDLTPAERAVLGEVLTRLLRRVEHAQPDAGGRLTDLD; this is encoded by the coding sequence ATGGCCGACACCCCCGGCGTCACGGAGCCGACACTCGAAGAACAGATCGCCGCCTACCAGCGCGAGTTCCAGGACCTGGACCCCCAGGTCGAGAAGATCGTGTCGGCGCTGTCCCGGCTCAACCGCCGGATGAATGTCGCGTACGGCCGTCAGACCTCCGCCCTCGGCATCAGCAATGCCGAGTGGGAGGTCCTCAAGGCCCTCGTCCTCTCCGGTGCGCCCTATCGCATGGGTCCGAGCGACCTGGCCAAGCGGCTCGGCCTGACTCCGGCCGCGATGACGCACCGGATCGACCGCATGGTGGCCGAGGGTCTGGTCACCCGGGAGCGGGACGAGTCCAACCGCGTCCGGGTCATCGTGGAGCTGACGCCCGAGGGCCGCGAGAAGTGGCTGGAGGCCATGCGCCTGGCGACGGTCTTCGAGGAGGACCTCCTCCAGGACCTCACTCCCGCCGAGCGCGCGGTGCTCGGCGAGGTCCTGACCCGGCTCCTGCGCCGGGTGGAGCACGCGCAGCCGGACGCCGGCGGCCGGCTCACCGACCTGGACTGA
- a CDS encoding GNAT family N-acetyltransferase — translation MSLVSGNDYVIRAVRPGDWERVKQLRLDALRDPIAHLAFLETYDAAAARPDSFWQDRAVGSGEGSTTARQFIAEAPDGGWAGSATVLIEEAGSEDWAGFPVERRQGHVVGVFVRPEHRGKGLIEALFDAGLAWAWESGVERVRLFVHEKNTRAQAAYRKIGFEASGRVVAFSKDEAQEELEFVVERPL, via the coding sequence ATGAGTCTCGTGAGCGGCAACGACTACGTCATACGCGCTGTCCGTCCCGGTGATTGGGAGCGGGTGAAGCAGCTGCGGCTGGACGCGTTGCGGGACCCGATCGCGCACCTCGCCTTTCTGGAGACCTACGACGCGGCCGCGGCCCGGCCGGATTCCTTCTGGCAGGACCGGGCCGTCGGCTCGGGAGAGGGCTCCACGACGGCCCGGCAGTTCATCGCCGAGGCACCGGACGGCGGCTGGGCCGGCTCGGCCACCGTGCTCATCGAGGAGGCCGGCAGCGAGGACTGGGCCGGATTCCCGGTCGAGCGGCGGCAGGGCCATGTGGTCGGCGTGTTCGTACGGCCGGAACACCGTGGGAAAGGGCTCATCGAGGCGCTGTTCGACGCCGGGCTGGCCTGGGCCTGGGAGAGCGGCGTCGAGCGGGTGCGGCTGTTCGTCCACGAGAAGAACACACGGGCCCAGGCGGCCTACCGGAAGATCGGCTTCGAGGCGAGCGGCCGGGTCGTGGCGTTCTCGAAGGACGAGGCCCAGGAGGAGCTGGAGTTCGTGGTGGAACGGCCGCTCTGA
- a CDS encoding type IV secretory system conjugative DNA transfer family protein, with amino-acid sequence MRPDDRRDPRRDRQGGIPDGLLVGVLAFLIGMTVLVWAATGLAARFSQGAWPDGVTFTRTPLAMRHLIGRPHDLPGAWPDTPPGQLSGWGLFWGLFLGQLMILFVLTVFTLGAVARWRASRLRRATTARDPLDGPPPRPLPAEPRYEAQERRHDVPEPRHEVLLPRTEPLPVTPAGETAVPAPPAGPPAGGDRETVFIAPREDRQTAAVQAVRDAEGPVLLVTSNPALWAETKDTRAKLGPTLLYDPTHRCDTPARLHWSPTAGCEDRQTALHRATALLAPVRPTARIDQAVADTAIVLLRSYLHAAALENRTIRHVHRWAQGTQVQDAVRTLRTHPKAAPGAAGELEAALTAHPERRDIAQELTSRALSALFTVNIREACTPNRSDALALDSFVHEGGTLYLVGESIEDPRSNPGAMPLLTALVSSVVERGRRMAERSSSGRLDPPLTLVLDDIAAVAPLPELPDLLAAGADQGLPTFALLRSREQARTRWPHQELPV; translated from the coding sequence GTGAGACCGGACGATCGCCGTGACCCCCGCCGGGACCGCCAGGGCGGCATCCCGGACGGGCTGCTGGTCGGCGTCCTGGCGTTCCTCATCGGGATGACCGTCCTGGTGTGGGCGGCCACCGGCCTCGCGGCCCGGTTCTCCCAGGGCGCCTGGCCGGACGGCGTCACCTTCACCCGCACCCCCCTGGCCATGCGCCACCTCATCGGCCGGCCGCACGACCTTCCCGGCGCCTGGCCGGACACCCCGCCGGGCCAGCTCTCCGGGTGGGGCCTGTTCTGGGGCCTGTTCCTGGGCCAGCTGATGATCCTCTTCGTGCTCACCGTGTTCACGCTGGGCGCGGTGGCCCGCTGGCGCGCGAGCCGGCTACGACGCGCCACGACGGCCCGGGACCCGCTGGACGGCCCGCCGCCGCGGCCCCTGCCCGCCGAGCCCCGGTACGAGGCCCAGGAGCGGCGCCACGACGTCCCGGAGCCCCGCCACGAGGTCCTCCTGCCGCGCACCGAGCCGCTGCCCGTGACGCCCGCCGGGGAGACGGCCGTGCCGGCGCCGCCGGCCGGTCCGCCGGCCGGCGGCGACCGGGAGACGGTCTTCATCGCGCCGAGGGAGGACCGGCAGACGGCCGCGGTCCAGGCCGTACGCGACGCGGAGGGCCCCGTCCTCCTCGTCACCTCCAACCCGGCCCTGTGGGCGGAGACCAAGGACACCCGGGCCAAGCTGGGCCCCACCCTGCTCTACGACCCCACGCACCGGTGCGACACCCCGGCCCGCCTGCACTGGTCGCCCACGGCGGGCTGCGAGGACAGACAGACGGCCCTGCACCGGGCGACGGCCCTGCTCGCCCCCGTACGGCCCACCGCGCGGATCGACCAGGCGGTGGCCGACACGGCGATCGTCCTGCTGCGCAGCTATCTGCACGCCGCCGCCCTGGAGAACCGCACCATCCGGCACGTGCACCGCTGGGCGCAGGGCACCCAGGTCCAGGACGCGGTCCGCACCCTGCGCACCCACCCGAAGGCCGCGCCCGGCGCCGCCGGCGAGCTGGAGGCGGCACTCACCGCGCACCCGGAACGCCGGGACATCGCGCAGGAGTTGACCAGCAGGGCCCTGTCGGCGCTGTTCACGGTGAACATCCGGGAGGCGTGCACTCCCAACCGAAGCGATGCCCTCGCCCTGGATTCCTTCGTCCACGAAGGGGGCACGCTTTATCTGGTCGGTGAATCCATCGAGGACCCGCGGAGCAATCCGGGCGCGATGCCGCTCCTGACGGCCCTCGTCTCCAGCGTGGTCGAGCGCGGCCGGCGCATGGCCGAACGGTCATCCTCCGGTCGGCTCGACCCACCACTCACCCTGGTCCTGGACGACATCGCGGCCGTGGCGCCGCTGCCCGAGCTGCCGGACCTGCTGGCCGCCGGCGCCGACCAGGGCCTGCCGACGTTCGCGCTGCTCCGCTCCCGGGAGCAGGCCCGCACCCGCTGGCCGCACCAGGAACTCCCGGTCTGA
- a CDS encoding ATP-binding protein, translating to MRDPLSVLTEAFTSFLFGKVETTRPPVRTSTGQAQAVYLPTAAPGLGDSGVIIGREVYSGKGYIYDPFQLYGQQLPAPHWLVLGESGNGKSALEKTYVLRQLRFKDRQVVVLDAQGEDGVGEWNLIAEELGITPIRLDPTAALDHGIRLNPLDPAITTTGQLALLRTIIEVAMGHGLDERAGFALKVAHSYVNETIVDRQPVLFDIVEQLRHPEPESAEAMNVAIDDVRAWGLDVALVLDRLVDGDLRGMFDGPTTVGIDLDAPLIVFDLSHIDRNSIAMPILMAIVGVWLEHTWIRPDRKKRIFLVEEAWHIINSPFVAQLFQRLLKFGRRLGLSFVAVVHHLSDVVDGAAAKEAAAILKMASTRTIYAQKADEARATGRVLGLPRWAVEIIPTLTPGIAVWDVNGNVQVVKHLVTETERPLVFTDRAMTQSSSELAADDALRAAELEAEQRAAAFVEQHLGDSESTVA from the coding sequence ATGCGGGATCCGCTGTCCGTCCTCACCGAGGCCTTCACCTCCTTCCTCTTCGGGAAGGTGGAGACGACCCGGCCGCCGGTGCGCACCTCCACGGGCCAGGCCCAGGCGGTCTACCTGCCCACGGCCGCGCCCGGCCTCGGCGACTCCGGCGTCATCATCGGCCGCGAGGTGTACTCCGGCAAGGGCTACATCTACGACCCCTTCCAGCTGTACGGCCAGCAGCTGCCGGCCCCGCACTGGCTGGTCCTCGGCGAGTCCGGCAACGGCAAGTCGGCGCTGGAGAAGACGTACGTCCTGCGCCAGCTGCGGTTCAAGGACCGCCAGGTCGTCGTCCTGGACGCACAGGGCGAGGACGGCGTCGGCGAGTGGAACCTGATCGCCGAGGAGCTGGGGATAACGCCCATCCGGCTCGACCCGACGGCCGCCCTCGACCACGGCATCCGGCTCAACCCGCTGGACCCGGCGATCACCACGACCGGGCAGCTCGCCCTGCTGCGGACCATCATCGAGGTCGCCATGGGCCACGGCCTGGACGAGCGCGCCGGCTTCGCCCTGAAGGTCGCGCACTCCTACGTCAACGAGACGATCGTCGACCGCCAGCCGGTCCTCTTCGACATCGTGGAGCAGCTGCGGCATCCCGAGCCGGAGTCGGCGGAGGCGATGAACGTCGCCATAGACGACGTACGGGCCTGGGGCCTGGACGTGGCCCTGGTCCTGGACCGGCTGGTCGACGGTGACCTGAGGGGCATGTTCGACGGCCCGACCACGGTCGGCATCGACCTCGACGCGCCCCTGATCGTCTTCGACCTGTCCCACATCGACCGCAACTCCATCGCCATGCCGATCCTCATGGCGATCGTCGGCGTGTGGCTGGAGCACACCTGGATCCGCCCCGACCGGAAGAAGCGCATCTTCCTGGTCGAGGAGGCCTGGCACATCATCAACAGCCCGTTCGTGGCCCAGCTGTTCCAGCGGCTGCTGAAGTTCGGGCGCCGGCTCGGCCTGTCCTTCGTCGCGGTCGTCCACCATCTGTCCGACGTGGTCGACGGCGCGGCGGCGAAGGAGGCCGCGGCCATCCTGAAGATGGCCTCGACCAGGACGATCTACGCCCAGAAAGCGGACGAGGCGCGGGCCACCGGCCGCGTCCTCGGCCTGCCCCGGTGGGCCGTGGAGATCATCCCCACGCTCACGCCGGGTATCGCGGTCTGGGACGTCAACGGCAATGTCCAGGTGGTCAAGCATCTGGTCACGGAGACGGAACGGCCACTGGTCTTCACCGACCGCGCGATGACCCAGTCGTCCAGCGAACTGGCGGCCGACGACGCGCTGCGCGCGGCCGAGCTGGAGGCCGAGCAGCGGGCGGCGGCCTTCGTGGAACAGCACCTCGGCGACTCCGAGTCGACGGTGGCCTAG
- a CDS encoding SCO6880 family protein, whose product MTTESHLSHPVTPRRTYLIGRARPNAIIGRNRETGEIALIIAGAFLGMMCGLLVPVLPLRIVLLMGFPLLALAAVYVPYKRRTFYKWFEINRSFKRTVKRGAAYRSTAMEAGTRLDGREIEVGPPPGIGRITWLAAPFGPDEIAVLLHADRKTVTAAIEIEGPGVGLRDSEDQEALVDRFGTLLKHVANGDGFVTRLQMLARTLPADPDAHAKDVAVRGDDRAPGWLQNSYDQLQSMVSTSSEQHRAYLVACMHYSRELAAEAQAMARAARTRGGRVDRDAGLAVVMARELTDICSRLQEADIRVRQPLGQGRLASLIHSMYDPDHPIDHIQAMTQRNAWPAELDAVEPTYLQAKTRESSTRAPWCHATAWVKEWPMTPVGVNFLAPLLVHTPDVIRTVAVTMDLEPTEVAIERMLTEKTNDEAEASRAAKMNRTVDPRDIAAHNRLDQRGEDLASGAAGVNLVGYITVSARSPEALNRDKRTIRASAGKSYLKLEWCDREHHRAFVNTLPFATGIRR is encoded by the coding sequence TTGACGACCGAGTCCCACTTGTCCCATCCGGTCACGCCCCGCCGTACGTATCTCATCGGCCGCGCCCGGCCGAACGCGATCATCGGCCGGAACCGCGAGACCGGCGAGATCGCCCTGATCATCGCCGGCGCGTTCCTCGGCATGATGTGCGGCCTCCTCGTCCCGGTGCTGCCCCTGCGGATCGTGCTGCTGATGGGCTTCCCGCTGCTCGCGCTCGCCGCGGTCTACGTCCCGTACAAGCGCCGCACCTTCTACAAGTGGTTCGAGATCAACCGCTCGTTCAAGCGGACCGTCAAGCGCGGCGCCGCCTACCGGTCCACCGCCATGGAGGCCGGCACCCGGCTCGACGGCCGTGAGATCGAGGTCGGCCCGCCGCCCGGCATCGGCCGCATCACCTGGCTCGCCGCCCCCTTCGGCCCCGACGAGATCGCCGTACTGCTGCACGCCGACCGCAAGACGGTCACCGCCGCCATCGAGATCGAGGGCCCCGGCGTCGGCCTGCGCGACTCCGAGGACCAGGAGGCCCTGGTCGACCGCTTCGGCACCCTGCTCAAGCACGTAGCCAACGGCGACGGCTTCGTCACCCGGCTGCAGATGCTCGCCCGCACCCTGCCCGCCGACCCGGACGCGCACGCCAAGGACGTCGCCGTACGCGGCGACGACCGCGCCCCGGGCTGGCTCCAGAACTCCTACGACCAGCTCCAGTCCATGGTCTCCACCAGCAGCGAGCAGCACCGCGCCTACCTCGTCGCCTGCATGCACTACAGCCGGGAACTGGCCGCCGAGGCCCAGGCCATGGCCCGCGCCGCCCGCACCCGCGGCGGCCGGGTCGACCGGGACGCCGGGCTCGCCGTCGTCATGGCCCGCGAGCTGACCGACATCTGCTCCCGGCTCCAGGAGGCCGACATCCGGGTACGGCAGCCGCTCGGCCAGGGCCGGCTGGCCTCCCTGATCCACTCCATGTACGACCCCGACCACCCCATCGACCACATCCAGGCCATGACCCAGCGCAACGCCTGGCCGGCCGAGCTGGACGCCGTGGAGCCGACCTACCTCCAGGCCAAGACCCGCGAGTCCAGCACCCGCGCCCCCTGGTGCCATGCCACCGCCTGGGTGAAGGAGTGGCCGATGACCCCCGTCGGCGTCAACTTCCTCGCCCCGCTCCTCGTCCACACCCCGGACGTCATCCGCACGGTCGCCGTGACCATGGACCTGGAACCCACCGAGGTCGCCATCGAGCGGATGCTGACCGAGAAGACCAACGACGAGGCGGAGGCGTCCCGCGCCGCCAAGATGAACCGCACCGTCGACCCCCGGGACATCGCCGCGCACAACCGGCTCGACCAGCGCGGCGAGGACCTCGCCAGCGGCGCCGCGGGCGTCAACCTCGTCGGCTACATCACCGTCTCCGCCCGCTCCCCGGAAGCCCTCAACCGCGACAAGCGCACGATAAGGGCCTCCGCCGGCAAGTCGTACCTCAAGCTGGAGTGGTGCGACCGAGAGCACCACCGCGCCTTCGTGAACACACTCCCGTTCGCCACCGGCATCCGAAGGTAG
- a CDS encoding trypsin-like serine peptidase — translation MKRISRGSVSSRPARLGTVVLLALTSASVAAADDGWGPLGVTADAVATPRSARVGALFAADGSGRPAGGHFCTASVAHSPRGDLIVTAAHCLDGSGDDPVFVPGYRDGRAPYGVWKVTRRYLPEAWTRDRDEDGDLAFATVAARDGERLEDVTGADRFTTGVATGATGVTVTGYPDSREVPIVCANKPVPYSRTQQRIHCPGFTGGTSGSPWVNGDHEIVGVLGGHEEGGSTADTSYSVVLGRTAAELYERAAGGS, via the coding sequence ATGAAGCGCATCTCACGCGGCTCGGTCAGCTCGCGGCCCGCGCGGCTCGGCACGGTGGTGCTGCTCGCGCTGACCTCGGCCTCCGTGGCCGCCGCCGACGACGGGTGGGGGCCGCTCGGGGTCACCGCGGACGCCGTGGCGACCCCGCGGAGCGCGCGGGTGGGCGCGCTGTTCGCCGCGGACGGATCGGGCCGGCCGGCCGGCGGTCACTTCTGCACCGCGTCGGTGGCGCACAGTCCGCGCGGTGATCTGATCGTCACCGCCGCGCACTGCCTGGACGGTTCCGGCGACGACCCGGTGTTCGTGCCGGGCTACCGCGACGGGCGGGCGCCGTACGGGGTGTGGAAGGTGACGCGGCGGTACCTGCCCGAGGCGTGGACCCGGGACCGGGACGAGGACGGCGACCTCGCCTTCGCCACCGTCGCCGCACGGGACGGCGAGCGGCTGGAGGACGTGACCGGGGCCGACCGGTTCACGACCGGGGTGGCCACGGGCGCCACCGGGGTCACCGTCACCGGATACCCGGACTCCCGTGAGGTGCCCATTGTCTGCGCCAACAAGCCGGTCCCGTACAGCCGTACCCAGCAGCGCATCCACTGTCCCGGCTTCACCGGCGGCACCAGCGGCAGCCCCTGGGTCAACGGCGACCACGAGATCGTCGGCGTCCTCGGCGGTCACGAGGAGGGCGGCAGCACAGCCGACACCTCGTACAGCGTGGTGCTGGGGCGGACGGCGGCCGAGTTGTACGAGCGGGCGGCGGGCGGTTCCTGA
- a CDS encoding bifunctional lytic transglycosylase/C40 family peptidase, translated as MRKSWVIGGAAVALGVSFVMLLVVGVYIVAGNLVNGVTSGGRGLAKGAVPAAYSSLVQKWGNLCPALTPALLAAQLYQESGWNPTVVSPADARGIAQFIPSTWATHGIDGDGDGKRDIWDPDDAIPSAASYDCELAKYVKDVPGDVSDNMLAAYNAGAYRVIRAGGVPAISETRNYVQRIRSLEKSFAAPVSRLDPSHQAAGAIAFAQSRLGTPYLWGGEGTAAQGGRFDCSGLTKASYAKVGIKLPRVANDQYNAGPHPSRDQLLPGDLVFFSDNLTDSRAIRHVGIYVGGGYMIDAPRTGAVIRFDPIDTPDYFGATRVTEDGAKALPTNV; from the coding sequence GTGCGGAAGTCATGGGTGATCGGTGGGGCGGCCGTCGCGCTCGGCGTGAGCTTTGTGATGCTGCTGGTCGTCGGTGTGTACATCGTGGCCGGGAACCTGGTCAACGGGGTGACCTCGGGGGGCCGGGGGCTGGCGAAGGGTGCCGTGCCGGCCGCCTACTCGTCGTTGGTGCAGAAATGGGGCAACCTGTGCCCGGCGCTCACGCCCGCGCTGCTCGCCGCACAGCTCTACCAGGAAAGTGGCTGGAATCCGACGGTGGTCAGCCCGGCCGACGCGCGCGGCATCGCGCAGTTCATCCCCAGCACCTGGGCCACGCACGGCATCGACGGCGACGGTGACGGCAAGCGGGACATCTGGGACCCCGACGACGCCATTCCGTCGGCGGCCTCCTACGACTGCGAACTCGCCAAGTACGTCAAGGACGTTCCCGGCGACGTCTCCGACAACATGCTCGCCGCCTACAACGCGGGCGCGTACCGCGTGATCCGGGCGGGCGGAGTGCCGGCCATCAGCGAGACGCGGAACTACGTCCAGCGGATCCGCAGCCTGGAGAAGAGCTTCGCCGCGCCGGTCAGCCGGCTCGACCCCTCCCACCAGGCCGCCGGTGCCATCGCGTTCGCGCAGAGCCGGCTCGGCACGCCGTATCTGTGGGGCGGCGAAGGCACCGCCGCGCAGGGCGGCCGCTTCGACTGCTCGGGCCTGACCAAGGCCTCCTACGCGAAGGTCGGGATCAAGCTGCCCCGGGTGGCCAACGACCAGTACAACGCCGGCCCGCACCCCTCGCGGGACCAGCTGCTCCCCGGCGACCTGGTGTTCTTCTCCGACAACCTCACCGACTCGCGGGCCATCCGGCACGTGGGGATCTACGTCGGCGGCGGATACATGATCGACGCTCCGCGCACCGGCGCGGTGATCCGTTTCGACCCGATCGACACCCCCGACTACTTCGGTGCCACCCGGGTCACCGAGGATGGCGCGAAAGCACTTCCCACAAACGTATGA
- a CDS encoding phosphatase PAP2 family protein, with product MAVLAESGSNPDVDLLYDINGLAKDAPHWFDRVMEFVGEYGLLLAMVLLVLWCWWSVRRRGGEDAAPSVAALVWAPLAAGLAVLVNVPIRGFVERPRPFRDHQGLDVLVSGKDDFSFVSDHATLTMALGVGLFVANRRFGLAGIGLALLEGFCRVYMGVHYPTDVVGGFALGTAVVLLLSPPAMALLTPLMRAVERSPRVGRLVRRRTAPGVPVLPGAHRPAKPEERDLAA from the coding sequence ATGGCTGTACTCGCCGAATCCGGATCGAACCCCGACGTCGACCTGCTGTACGACATCAACGGCCTGGCCAAGGACGCGCCGCACTGGTTCGACCGGGTCATGGAGTTCGTCGGCGAGTACGGACTGCTGCTCGCCATGGTGCTGCTCGTCCTGTGGTGCTGGTGGTCGGTGCGCCGCCGGGGCGGCGAGGACGCGGCGCCGTCGGTGGCCGCGCTGGTGTGGGCGCCGCTCGCGGCCGGCCTCGCGGTCCTCGTGAACGTCCCGATAAGGGGCTTCGTGGAGCGCCCGCGGCCCTTCCGCGACCATCAGGGCCTGGACGTCCTGGTCTCCGGCAAGGACGACTTCTCCTTCGTCAGCGACCACGCGACGCTGACGATGGCGCTCGGCGTGGGCCTCTTCGTCGCCAACCGCCGCTTCGGCCTCGCCGGCATCGGCCTGGCCCTGCTGGAGGGCTTCTGCCGGGTCTACATGGGCGTGCACTACCCGACGGACGTCGTGGGCGGTTTCGCGCTCGGCACGGCCGTCGTGCTGCTGCTGTCCCCGCCGGCCATGGCGCTGCTCACCCCGCTGATGCGGGCCGTGGAGCGGTCGCCGCGGGTGGGCCGGCTCGTCCGGCGGCGGACGGCGCCGGGTGTGCCGGTGCTGCCCGGCGCGCACCGTCCGGCGAAGCCCGAGGAGCGGGACCTGGCCGCGTAG